A window of the Miscanthus floridulus cultivar M001 chromosome 14, ASM1932011v1, whole genome shotgun sequence genome harbors these coding sequences:
- the LOC136504279 gene encoding probable serine/threonine-protein kinase PBL28 isoform X1 — protein sequence MAESSLHLSSSIDLVASKRSMERGLFRLIPVLVMAVLGCKADCDFVADGEYIKVRRSTFAVLIVFAFLVVGIAIAITKYLRNKKKANETTTESSLKSSQGNYRVHKGEVNSKWSGLYKFTKEEIERAINYASIRIYLGSGSAGQVYQGVLPSGQLVAIKHIHKTAMSGSFMREVDQLSKVRHPNLVCLFGYCDEEGDQYLVYEYCANGNLAQSLLRSDSVLPWETRVKILRDCASVLRFLHTHPDGCIVHRDIKLTNILLTENQVPKLADFGLAKMLEMEETKVFTDVRGTIGYMDPEYITHSKLTCSSDIYSFGVVALQLLSGRKVIELDIVARDSLTKKAKDVVSGKKPLEEFIDPRVRDDVIIEDFVLILKIAVLCVASSSVGRPTIKDVFEEMDKALRNTTIKTKVRKEMNAANLIGQYAKVLDV from the exons ATGGCAGAGAGTTCTTTGCACCTCTCTAGCTCGATCGATTTGGTAGCTTCAAAGAGAAGCATGGAGAGAGGGTTGTTTCGGCTGATTCCGGTTTTGGTGATGGCTGTACTTGGCTGCAAGGCTGATTGTGATTTTGTGGCAG ATGGTGAATACATCAAGGTCAGAC GTAGCACATTTGCAGTCCTGATAGTTTTTGCGTTCCTAGTAGTCGGCATCGCCATCGCGATCACCAAATACCTGAGGAACAAGAAGAAAGCAAACGAAACCACTACAGAATCATCACTAAAATCATCACAAGGCAACTACAGAGTACATAAAGGGGAGGTGAACAGCAAGTGGTCAGGCTTGTACAAATTCACCAAGGAGGAGATCGAGAGAGCGATCAACTATGCGAGCATTAGGATCTACCTCGGCTCCGGTAGCGCAGGGCAGGTGTACCAGGGGGTGCTACCCAGTGGGCAGCTTGTTGCAATCAAGCACATTCACAAGACGGCGATGTCAGGGTCCTTCATGAGGGAGGTGGACCAGCTGTCCAAGGTGAGGCACCCCAACCTGGTGTGCCTCTTCGGCTACTGTGATGAGGAGGGAGATCAGTACCTGGTGTATGAGTACTGTGCCAATGGAAACCTTGCCCAGAGCCTACTCA GAAGTGACTCTGTGCTACCATGGGAAACAAGAGTGAAGATCCTGAGGGATTGTGCTTCTGTCCTTAGGTTTCTTCACACACACCCCGATGGATGTATTGTCCATAGAGATATCAAG CTCACAAACATCTTGCTGACAGAGAACCAGGTGCCAAAGCTGGCTGATTTCGGGCTGGCAAAAATGCTAGAAATGGAGGAGACCAAGGTGTTCACAGATGTGAGGGGAACCATTGGGTACATGGATCCCGAGTACATCACACACTCCAAGCTCACTTGTTCCAGTGACATATACAGTTTTGGTGTTGTCGCTCTGCAGCTTCTGTCAGGAAGGAAGGTCATAGAACTTGACATTGTTGCACGTGATTCACTTACGAAGAAG GCCAAGGATGTAGTGAGCGGGAAAAAGCCACTGGAGGAATTCATAGATCCACGAGTTAGGGATGATGTTATCATAGAAGATTTCGTGTTAATACTGAAAATCGCAGTCCTTTGTGTTGCGAGTTCAAGTGTAGGGCGCCCCACCATAAAGGATGTGTTCGAGGAGATGGACAAAGCCTTGAGAAATACAACCATAAAG ACTAAAGTaaggaaggagatgaatgcaGCAAATTTGATCGGTCAATATGCAAAAGTGTTGGATGTATAG
- the LOC136504279 gene encoding probable leucine-rich repeat receptor-like protein kinase At5g49770 isoform X2 → MVNTSRSDVSPRPCFMHPRCAPHQHSSTLKIGIAIAITKYLRNKKKANETTTESSLKSSQGNYRVHKGEVNSKWSGLYKFTKEEIERAINYASIRIYLGSGSAGQVYQGVLPSGQLVAIKHIHKTAMSGSFMREVDQLSKVRHPNLVCLFGYCDEEGDQYLVYEYCANGNLAQSLLRSDSVLPWETRVKILRDCASVLRFLHTHPDGCIVHRDIKLTNILLTENQVPKLADFGLAKMLEMEETKVFTDVRGTIGYMDPEYITHSKLTCSSDIYSFGVVALQLLSGRKVIELDIVARDSLTKKAKDVVSGKKPLEEFIDPRVRDDVIIEDFVLILKIAVLCVASSSVGRPTIKDVFEEMDKALRNTTIKTKVRKEMNAANLIGQYAKVLDV, encoded by the exons ATGGTGAATACATCAAGGTCAGACGTAAGTCCAAGGCCTTGTTTTATGCATCCACGCTGCGCACCTCATCAACATTCATCGACACTAAAAA TCGGCATCGCCATCGCGATCACCAAATACCTGAGGAACAAGAAGAAAGCAAACGAAACCACTACAGAATCATCACTAAAATCATCACAAGGCAACTACAGAGTACATAAAGGGGAGGTGAACAGCAAGTGGTCAGGCTTGTACAAATTCACCAAGGAGGAGATCGAGAGAGCGATCAACTATGCGAGCATTAGGATCTACCTCGGCTCCGGTAGCGCAGGGCAGGTGTACCAGGGGGTGCTACCCAGTGGGCAGCTTGTTGCAATCAAGCACATTCACAAGACGGCGATGTCAGGGTCCTTCATGAGGGAGGTGGACCAGCTGTCCAAGGTGAGGCACCCCAACCTGGTGTGCCTCTTCGGCTACTGTGATGAGGAGGGAGATCAGTACCTGGTGTATGAGTACTGTGCCAATGGAAACCTTGCCCAGAGCCTACTCA GAAGTGACTCTGTGCTACCATGGGAAACAAGAGTGAAGATCCTGAGGGATTGTGCTTCTGTCCTTAGGTTTCTTCACACACACCCCGATGGATGTATTGTCCATAGAGATATCAAG CTCACAAACATCTTGCTGACAGAGAACCAGGTGCCAAAGCTGGCTGATTTCGGGCTGGCAAAAATGCTAGAAATGGAGGAGACCAAGGTGTTCACAGATGTGAGGGGAACCATTGGGTACATGGATCCCGAGTACATCACACACTCCAAGCTCACTTGTTCCAGTGACATATACAGTTTTGGTGTTGTCGCTCTGCAGCTTCTGTCAGGAAGGAAGGTCATAGAACTTGACATTGTTGCACGTGATTCACTTACGAAGAAG GCCAAGGATGTAGTGAGCGGGAAAAAGCCACTGGAGGAATTCATAGATCCACGAGTTAGGGATGATGTTATCATAGAAGATTTCGTGTTAATACTGAAAATCGCAGTCCTTTGTGTTGCGAGTTCAAGTGTAGGGCGCCCCACCATAAAGGATGTGTTCGAGGAGATGGACAAAGCCTTGAGAAATACAACCATAAAG ACTAAAGTaaggaaggagatgaatgcaGCAAATTTGATCGGTCAATATGCAAAAGTGTTGGATGTATAG